One part of the Sander vitreus isolate 19-12246 chromosome 10, sanVit1, whole genome shotgun sequence genome encodes these proteins:
- the LOC144524381 gene encoding catenin delta-1-like isoform X1 has translation MEQCESAAALLESVREQEVQFEQLTRALEEERRRVGLPATSPSALGRPLPHTQNGRLGDADIERLKLTDSYINGTQYRMVDPAHGALDESYTPEDDSQEVHSVFSDDGTTRRPDNGMKKPISRTVLPSDSMSIDGGLSVSGMGGYSATLDRPYRHAGPADYPTATVPRNYHYAPVGGYDDYRGGPPSEAYTSLSRGSHMDDRYRPVDGYRTLDSGYRAPSRQQLDPYAAQPQVSRGMRALGSALEVRYGHGHYGLEDDQRSVGYDDYGMGPPPMHPGGYGTMPRLGPGPGGMDRRRLRSCEDTLDGDMGGVDPYTWGVPMPMERGSMASLDSTLRKAPPGSWRQPELPEVIAMLNYRLDPVKTNAAAFLQHLTFKNDKVKSEVRRLKGIPSLVSLLDHPSKDVHHSACGALKNISYGRDQENKIAIKNCDGVPALVRLLRKTHDQDLTDTITGTLWNLSSHDSVKMEIVDHALHALADEVVVPHSGWERGSNGGEESCKPRHLEWETALTNTAGCLRNVSSERSEARRKLRECTGLVDSLMYVVQSQINRKDVDNKLVENCVCLLRNLSYHVHREVPGSERYAETTPLNQGPATANKGGCFGSRKGKDEWFSKGKKDGDDGSGDQVDIPKRTTPAKGYELLFQPEVVRVYTSLLRESKNPSVLEAAAGAIQNLCAGRWAYGRYIRATVRLEKGLPMMAELLAHGNDRVVRAMSGALRNLSIDNRNCQLLGLHAVPHLVANLPGGQNQSGRNLSEETVVSVLSTLTEVLGNSVEAAKTLRASQGIERLVLINKDGKRSEREVRGAGQVLQLVWAHKELRKPLEKDGWKKTDFMVNLGTTNGPSTRANGTYEDSTTPLLDRGEKRDMIPLNDLGPDAYSTLDQRERRHTLDETTDTLPRGVYGGRKGSLPLLDSYDG, from the exons ATGGAGCAGTGTGAGAGCGCAGCAGCTCTGCTGGAGTCGGTCAGGGAGCAGGAGGTGCAGTTTGAACAGCTGACCCGGgcgctggaggaggagaggaggagagtgggCCTCCCTGCCACCAGCCCCTCGGCCCTGGGTCGCCCCCTCCCTCACACACAG AACGGGCGTTTAGGGGATGCAGACATAGAACGGCTGAAACTGACTGACTCCTACATAAACGGCAcacag TACAGAATGGTGGACCCTGCACACGGCGCTCTGGATGAGAGCTACACACCAGAGGACGACTCCCAGGAAGTGCACTCAGTCTTTTCTGACGACGGAACAACCCGACGGCCAGACAATGGC ATGAAGAAACCAATCTCACGCACAGTCCTGCCCTCTGACTCGATGTCCATCGACGGGGGCTTGTCGGTGTCTGGTATGGGCGGCTACAGCGCCACACTGGACCGTCCTTACAGACATGCTGGACCAGCAGATTACCCCACGGCCACAGTTCCCAGAAACTACCACTATGCCCCTGTTGGCGGTTACGATGACTACCGGGGAGGCCCACCATCAGAGGCGTACACTAGCCTGAGCAGGGGCTCGCACATGGACGACCGCTACAG GCCAGTTGACGGCTACAGGACCCTGGACTCTGGCTACCGGGCGCCAAGCCGCCAGCAGCTTGACCCGTATGCAGCACAGCCCCAGGTGAGCCGCGGAATGAGGGCCTTGGGCTCAGCGTTGGAGGTGCGGTACGGCCACGGCCACTACGGCCTGGAGGATGACCAGCGCAGTGTAGGATATGATGACTATGGCATGGGGCCTCCACCCATGCACCCTGGAGGCTACGGTACCATGCCACGCCTTGGGCCAGGCCCCGGGGGTATGGACAGACGAAGACTCAG GAGCTGTGAGGATACTTTGGATGGCGACATGGGAGGAGTTGATCCTTATACCTGGGGCGTTCCCATGCCGATGGAGAGGGGGAGCATGGCATCACTGGACAGCACACTGAGGAAGGCTCCTCCTGGTTCATGGAGACAGCCAGAGCTGCCGGAGGTCATCGCCATGTTGAACTACCGTCTGGACCCTGTCAAGACAAATGCTGCCGCATTCCTCCAGCATCTCACATTCAAAAATGATAAG GTTAAGTCGGAGGTGCGTCGCCTGAAGGGCATACCATCCTTGGTGTCACTGCTGGACCACCCTAGCAAGGATGTGCACCACTCGGCCTGTGGAGCACTGAAGAACATTTCATATGGGCGAGACCAAGAAAACAAGATTGCCATCAAGAACTGCGATGGAGTGCCCGCTCTGGTCAGGTTACTAAGAAAAACCCACGACCAGGACCTCACTGACACTATCACAG GCACCTTGTGGAACCTCTCATCCCATGACTCAGTAAAGATGGAGATTGTGGACCACGCGCTGCACGCCCTAGCTGACGAGGTGGTCGTTCCTCACTCCGGCTGGGAGCGAGGGAGcaatggaggagaggagagctgCAAACCACGCCATCTGGAGTGGGAGACCGCCTTGACCAACACTGCTGGCTGCCTTAG GAATGTGAGTTCAGAACGCAGCGAGGCCAGGCGAAAGCTGAGAGAATGCACAGGATTGGTGGATTCACTCATGTACGTTGTGCAATCACAGATCAACCGCAAAGATGTGGATAACAAG TTGGTGGAGAACTGTGTCTGCCTCCTGAGGAATCTGTCCTATCACGTTCACCGTGAAGTCCCCGGCAGTGAGCGCTACGCAGAGACCACACCCCTCAACCAGGGGCCGGCCACCGCTAACAAAGGAGGCTGCTTTGGCTCTCGAAAGGGCAAAG ATGAGTGGTTTTCAAAAG GAAAGAAGGATGGAGATGATGGGAGTGGAGATCAAGTCGACATTCCAAAGAGGACAACACCTGCCAAAG GTTATGAGCTGCTGTTCCAACCAGAGGTGGTTCGTGTTTACACATCGCTGCTCAGAGAGAGCAAGAATCCCTCGGTGCTTGAGGCCGCTGCCGGTGCCATCCAGAACCTGTGTGCCGGCCGATGGGCT TATGGTCGGTATATCAGGGCCACTGTACGTCTGGAGAAGGGTCTTCCCATGATGGCAGAGCTACTGGCTCATGGCAATGACCGTGTGGTTCGGGCAATGTCCGGAGCCTTGAGGAACCTCTCCATCGACAACCGTAACTGCCAACTGCTCG GTTTGCATGCAGTGCCTCACCTTGTGGCCAACCTGCCTGGAGGCCAGAATCAGTCTGGGCGCAATCTATCAGAGGAGACTGTGGTGTCTGTATTGAGCACGCTCACTGAGGTGCTAGGCAACAGTGTGGAAGCAGCAAAGACCCTCCGAGCCTCGCAGGGCATTGAGAGGCTGGTGCTTATCAACAAGGACGG CAAGCGCTCAGAGCGTGAGGTGCGGGGGGCCGGCCAGGTGCTGCAGCTTGTCTGGGCCCACAAAGAGCTGCGCAAGCCTCTTGAGAAAGACGGCTGGAAGAAGACGGACTTCATGGTCAATCTCGGCACCACCAACGGCCCGAGCACACGAGCCAACGGCACCTATGAAGACAGCACCACGCCACTGCTAGACAGAG GGGAAAAGAGGGACATGATTCCACTAAATGACCTCGGCCCTG ATGCCTACTCTACACTGGaccagagggagaggagacacaCTCTGGATGAAACCACAGACACTTTACCG CGAGGGGTGTATGGGGGCAGAAAGGGCTCCTTGCCCCTGTTGGACTCCTACGATGGTTAG
- the LOC144524381 gene encoding catenin delta-1-like isoform X3, which yields MEQCESAAALLESVREQEVQFEQLTRALEEERRRVGLPATSPSALGRPLPHTQNGRLGDADIERLKLTDSYINGTQYRMVDPAHGALDESYTPEDDSQEVHSVFSDDGTTRRPDNGMKKPISRTVLPSDSMSIDGGLSVSGMGGYSATLDRPYRHAGPADYPTATVPRNYHYAPVGGYDDYRGGPPSEAYTSLSRGSHMDDRYRPVDGYRTLDSGYRAPSRQQLDPYAAQPQVSRGMRALGSALEVRYGHGHYGLEDDQRSVGYDDYGMGPPPMHPGGYGTMPRLGPGPGGMDRRRLRSCEDTLDGDMGGVDPYTWGVPMPMERGSMASLDSTLRKAPPGSWRQPELPEVIAMLNYRLDPVKTNAAAFLQHLTFKNDKVKSEVRRLKGIPSLVSLLDHPSKDVHHSACGALKNISYGRDQENKIAIKNCDGVPALVRLLRKTHDQDLTDTITGTLWNLSSHDSVKMEIVDHALHALADEVVVPHSGWERGSNGGEESCKPRHLEWETALTNTAGCLRNVSSERSEARRKLRECTGLVDSLMYVVQSQINRKDVDNKLVENCVCLLRNLSYHVHREVPGSERYAETTPLNQGPATANKGGCFGSRKGKDEWFSKGKKDGDDGSGDQVDIPKRTTPAKGYELLFQPEVVRVYTSLLRESKNPSVLEAAAGAIQNLCAGRWAYGRYIRATVRLEKGLPMMAELLAHGNDRVVRAMSGALRNLSIDNRNCQLLGLHAVPHLVANLPGGQNQSGRNLSEETVVSVLSTLTEVLGNSVEAAKTLRASQGIERLVLINKDGKRSEREVRGAGQVLQLVWAHKELRKPLEKDGWKKTDFMVNLGTTNGPSTRANGTYEDSTTPLLDRGEKRDMIPLNDLGPDAYSTLDQRERRHTLDETTDTLPKN from the exons ATGGAGCAGTGTGAGAGCGCAGCAGCTCTGCTGGAGTCGGTCAGGGAGCAGGAGGTGCAGTTTGAACAGCTGACCCGGgcgctggaggaggagaggaggagagtgggCCTCCCTGCCACCAGCCCCTCGGCCCTGGGTCGCCCCCTCCCTCACACACAG AACGGGCGTTTAGGGGATGCAGACATAGAACGGCTGAAACTGACTGACTCCTACATAAACGGCAcacag TACAGAATGGTGGACCCTGCACACGGCGCTCTGGATGAGAGCTACACACCAGAGGACGACTCCCAGGAAGTGCACTCAGTCTTTTCTGACGACGGAACAACCCGACGGCCAGACAATGGC ATGAAGAAACCAATCTCACGCACAGTCCTGCCCTCTGACTCGATGTCCATCGACGGGGGCTTGTCGGTGTCTGGTATGGGCGGCTACAGCGCCACACTGGACCGTCCTTACAGACATGCTGGACCAGCAGATTACCCCACGGCCACAGTTCCCAGAAACTACCACTATGCCCCTGTTGGCGGTTACGATGACTACCGGGGAGGCCCACCATCAGAGGCGTACACTAGCCTGAGCAGGGGCTCGCACATGGACGACCGCTACAG GCCAGTTGACGGCTACAGGACCCTGGACTCTGGCTACCGGGCGCCAAGCCGCCAGCAGCTTGACCCGTATGCAGCACAGCCCCAGGTGAGCCGCGGAATGAGGGCCTTGGGCTCAGCGTTGGAGGTGCGGTACGGCCACGGCCACTACGGCCTGGAGGATGACCAGCGCAGTGTAGGATATGATGACTATGGCATGGGGCCTCCACCCATGCACCCTGGAGGCTACGGTACCATGCCACGCCTTGGGCCAGGCCCCGGGGGTATGGACAGACGAAGACTCAG GAGCTGTGAGGATACTTTGGATGGCGACATGGGAGGAGTTGATCCTTATACCTGGGGCGTTCCCATGCCGATGGAGAGGGGGAGCATGGCATCACTGGACAGCACACTGAGGAAGGCTCCTCCTGGTTCATGGAGACAGCCAGAGCTGCCGGAGGTCATCGCCATGTTGAACTACCGTCTGGACCCTGTCAAGACAAATGCTGCCGCATTCCTCCAGCATCTCACATTCAAAAATGATAAG GTTAAGTCGGAGGTGCGTCGCCTGAAGGGCATACCATCCTTGGTGTCACTGCTGGACCACCCTAGCAAGGATGTGCACCACTCGGCCTGTGGAGCACTGAAGAACATTTCATATGGGCGAGACCAAGAAAACAAGATTGCCATCAAGAACTGCGATGGAGTGCCCGCTCTGGTCAGGTTACTAAGAAAAACCCACGACCAGGACCTCACTGACACTATCACAG GCACCTTGTGGAACCTCTCATCCCATGACTCAGTAAAGATGGAGATTGTGGACCACGCGCTGCACGCCCTAGCTGACGAGGTGGTCGTTCCTCACTCCGGCTGGGAGCGAGGGAGcaatggaggagaggagagctgCAAACCACGCCATCTGGAGTGGGAGACCGCCTTGACCAACACTGCTGGCTGCCTTAG GAATGTGAGTTCAGAACGCAGCGAGGCCAGGCGAAAGCTGAGAGAATGCACAGGATTGGTGGATTCACTCATGTACGTTGTGCAATCACAGATCAACCGCAAAGATGTGGATAACAAG TTGGTGGAGAACTGTGTCTGCCTCCTGAGGAATCTGTCCTATCACGTTCACCGTGAAGTCCCCGGCAGTGAGCGCTACGCAGAGACCACACCCCTCAACCAGGGGCCGGCCACCGCTAACAAAGGAGGCTGCTTTGGCTCTCGAAAGGGCAAAG ATGAGTGGTTTTCAAAAG GAAAGAAGGATGGAGATGATGGGAGTGGAGATCAAGTCGACATTCCAAAGAGGACAACACCTGCCAAAG GTTATGAGCTGCTGTTCCAACCAGAGGTGGTTCGTGTTTACACATCGCTGCTCAGAGAGAGCAAGAATCCCTCGGTGCTTGAGGCCGCTGCCGGTGCCATCCAGAACCTGTGTGCCGGCCGATGGGCT TATGGTCGGTATATCAGGGCCACTGTACGTCTGGAGAAGGGTCTTCCCATGATGGCAGAGCTACTGGCTCATGGCAATGACCGTGTGGTTCGGGCAATGTCCGGAGCCTTGAGGAACCTCTCCATCGACAACCGTAACTGCCAACTGCTCG GTTTGCATGCAGTGCCTCACCTTGTGGCCAACCTGCCTGGAGGCCAGAATCAGTCTGGGCGCAATCTATCAGAGGAGACTGTGGTGTCTGTATTGAGCACGCTCACTGAGGTGCTAGGCAACAGTGTGGAAGCAGCAAAGACCCTCCGAGCCTCGCAGGGCATTGAGAGGCTGGTGCTTATCAACAAGGACGG CAAGCGCTCAGAGCGTGAGGTGCGGGGGGCCGGCCAGGTGCTGCAGCTTGTCTGGGCCCACAAAGAGCTGCGCAAGCCTCTTGAGAAAGACGGCTGGAAGAAGACGGACTTCATGGTCAATCTCGGCACCACCAACGGCCCGAGCACACGAGCCAACGGCACCTATGAAGACAGCACCACGCCACTGCTAGACAGAG GGGAAAAGAGGGACATGATTCCACTAAATGACCTCGGCCCTG ATGCCTACTCTACACTGGaccagagggagaggagacacaCTCTGGATGAAACCACAGACACTTTACCG AAAAACTGA
- the LOC144524381 gene encoding catenin delta-1-like isoform X2 produces MEQCESAAALLESVREQEVQFEQLTRALEEERRRVGLPATSPSALGRPLPHTQNGRLGDADIERLKLTDSYINGTQYRMVDPAHGALDESYTPEDDSQEVHSVFSDDGTTRRPDNGMKKPISRTVLPSDSMSIDGGLSVSGMGGYSATLDRPYRHAGPADYPTATVPRNYHYAPVGGYDDYRGGPPSEAYTSLSRGSHMDDRYRPVDGYRTLDSGYRAPSRQQLDPYAAQPQVSRGMRALGSALEVRYGHGHYGLEDDQRSVGYDDYGMGPPPMHPGGYGTMPRLGPGPGGMDRRRLRSCEDTLDGDMGGVDPYTWGVPMPMERGSMASLDSTLRKAPPGSWRQPELPEVIAMLNYRLDPVKTNAAAFLQHLTFKNDKVKSEVRRLKGIPSLVSLLDHPSKDVHHSACGALKNISYGRDQENKIAIKNCDGVPALVRLLRKTHDQDLTDTITGTLWNLSSHDSVKMEIVDHALHALADEVVVPHSGWERGSNGGEESCKPRHLEWETALTNTAGCLRNVSSERSEARRKLRECTGLVDSLMYVVQSQINRKDVDNKLVENCVCLLRNLSYHVHREVPGSERYAETTPLNQGPATANKGGCFGSRKGKGKKDGDDGSGDQVDIPKRTTPAKGYELLFQPEVVRVYTSLLRESKNPSVLEAAAGAIQNLCAGRWAYGRYIRATVRLEKGLPMMAELLAHGNDRVVRAMSGALRNLSIDNRNCQLLGLHAVPHLVANLPGGQNQSGRNLSEETVVSVLSTLTEVLGNSVEAAKTLRASQGIERLVLINKDGKRSEREVRGAGQVLQLVWAHKELRKPLEKDGWKKTDFMVNLGTTNGPSTRANGTYEDSTTPLLDRGEKRDMIPLNDLGPDAYSTLDQRERRHTLDETTDTLPRGVYGGRKGSLPLLDSYDG; encoded by the exons ATGGAGCAGTGTGAGAGCGCAGCAGCTCTGCTGGAGTCGGTCAGGGAGCAGGAGGTGCAGTTTGAACAGCTGACCCGGgcgctggaggaggagaggaggagagtgggCCTCCCTGCCACCAGCCCCTCGGCCCTGGGTCGCCCCCTCCCTCACACACAG AACGGGCGTTTAGGGGATGCAGACATAGAACGGCTGAAACTGACTGACTCCTACATAAACGGCAcacag TACAGAATGGTGGACCCTGCACACGGCGCTCTGGATGAGAGCTACACACCAGAGGACGACTCCCAGGAAGTGCACTCAGTCTTTTCTGACGACGGAACAACCCGACGGCCAGACAATGGC ATGAAGAAACCAATCTCACGCACAGTCCTGCCCTCTGACTCGATGTCCATCGACGGGGGCTTGTCGGTGTCTGGTATGGGCGGCTACAGCGCCACACTGGACCGTCCTTACAGACATGCTGGACCAGCAGATTACCCCACGGCCACAGTTCCCAGAAACTACCACTATGCCCCTGTTGGCGGTTACGATGACTACCGGGGAGGCCCACCATCAGAGGCGTACACTAGCCTGAGCAGGGGCTCGCACATGGACGACCGCTACAG GCCAGTTGACGGCTACAGGACCCTGGACTCTGGCTACCGGGCGCCAAGCCGCCAGCAGCTTGACCCGTATGCAGCACAGCCCCAGGTGAGCCGCGGAATGAGGGCCTTGGGCTCAGCGTTGGAGGTGCGGTACGGCCACGGCCACTACGGCCTGGAGGATGACCAGCGCAGTGTAGGATATGATGACTATGGCATGGGGCCTCCACCCATGCACCCTGGAGGCTACGGTACCATGCCACGCCTTGGGCCAGGCCCCGGGGGTATGGACAGACGAAGACTCAG GAGCTGTGAGGATACTTTGGATGGCGACATGGGAGGAGTTGATCCTTATACCTGGGGCGTTCCCATGCCGATGGAGAGGGGGAGCATGGCATCACTGGACAGCACACTGAGGAAGGCTCCTCCTGGTTCATGGAGACAGCCAGAGCTGCCGGAGGTCATCGCCATGTTGAACTACCGTCTGGACCCTGTCAAGACAAATGCTGCCGCATTCCTCCAGCATCTCACATTCAAAAATGATAAG GTTAAGTCGGAGGTGCGTCGCCTGAAGGGCATACCATCCTTGGTGTCACTGCTGGACCACCCTAGCAAGGATGTGCACCACTCGGCCTGTGGAGCACTGAAGAACATTTCATATGGGCGAGACCAAGAAAACAAGATTGCCATCAAGAACTGCGATGGAGTGCCCGCTCTGGTCAGGTTACTAAGAAAAACCCACGACCAGGACCTCACTGACACTATCACAG GCACCTTGTGGAACCTCTCATCCCATGACTCAGTAAAGATGGAGATTGTGGACCACGCGCTGCACGCCCTAGCTGACGAGGTGGTCGTTCCTCACTCCGGCTGGGAGCGAGGGAGcaatggaggagaggagagctgCAAACCACGCCATCTGGAGTGGGAGACCGCCTTGACCAACACTGCTGGCTGCCTTAG GAATGTGAGTTCAGAACGCAGCGAGGCCAGGCGAAAGCTGAGAGAATGCACAGGATTGGTGGATTCACTCATGTACGTTGTGCAATCACAGATCAACCGCAAAGATGTGGATAACAAG TTGGTGGAGAACTGTGTCTGCCTCCTGAGGAATCTGTCCTATCACGTTCACCGTGAAGTCCCCGGCAGTGAGCGCTACGCAGAGACCACACCCCTCAACCAGGGGCCGGCCACCGCTAACAAAGGAGGCTGCTTTGGCTCTCGAAAGGGCAAAG GAAAGAAGGATGGAGATGATGGGAGTGGAGATCAAGTCGACATTCCAAAGAGGACAACACCTGCCAAAG GTTATGAGCTGCTGTTCCAACCAGAGGTGGTTCGTGTTTACACATCGCTGCTCAGAGAGAGCAAGAATCCCTCGGTGCTTGAGGCCGCTGCCGGTGCCATCCAGAACCTGTGTGCCGGCCGATGGGCT TATGGTCGGTATATCAGGGCCACTGTACGTCTGGAGAAGGGTCTTCCCATGATGGCAGAGCTACTGGCTCATGGCAATGACCGTGTGGTTCGGGCAATGTCCGGAGCCTTGAGGAACCTCTCCATCGACAACCGTAACTGCCAACTGCTCG GTTTGCATGCAGTGCCTCACCTTGTGGCCAACCTGCCTGGAGGCCAGAATCAGTCTGGGCGCAATCTATCAGAGGAGACTGTGGTGTCTGTATTGAGCACGCTCACTGAGGTGCTAGGCAACAGTGTGGAAGCAGCAAAGACCCTCCGAGCCTCGCAGGGCATTGAGAGGCTGGTGCTTATCAACAAGGACGG CAAGCGCTCAGAGCGTGAGGTGCGGGGGGCCGGCCAGGTGCTGCAGCTTGTCTGGGCCCACAAAGAGCTGCGCAAGCCTCTTGAGAAAGACGGCTGGAAGAAGACGGACTTCATGGTCAATCTCGGCACCACCAACGGCCCGAGCACACGAGCCAACGGCACCTATGAAGACAGCACCACGCCACTGCTAGACAGAG GGGAAAAGAGGGACATGATTCCACTAAATGACCTCGGCCCTG ATGCCTACTCTACACTGGaccagagggagaggagacacaCTCTGGATGAAACCACAGACACTTTACCG CGAGGGGTGTATGGGGGCAGAAAGGGCTCCTTGCCCCTGTTGGACTCCTACGATGGTTAG
- the LOC144524381 gene encoding catenin delta-1-like isoform X4, which produces MVDPAHGALDESYTPEDDSQEVHSVFSDDGTTRRPDNGMKKPISRTVLPSDSMSIDGGLSVSGMGGYSATLDRPYRHAGPADYPTATVPRNYHYAPVGGYDDYRGGPPSEAYTSLSRGSHMDDRYRPVDGYRTLDSGYRAPSRQQLDPYAAQPQVSRGMRALGSALEVRYGHGHYGLEDDQRSVGYDDYGMGPPPMHPGGYGTMPRLGPGPGGMDRRRLRSCEDTLDGDMGGVDPYTWGVPMPMERGSMASLDSTLRKAPPGSWRQPELPEVIAMLNYRLDPVKTNAAAFLQHLTFKNDKVKSEVRRLKGIPSLVSLLDHPSKDVHHSACGALKNISYGRDQENKIAIKNCDGVPALVRLLRKTHDQDLTDTITGTLWNLSSHDSVKMEIVDHALHALADEVVVPHSGWERGSNGGEESCKPRHLEWETALTNTAGCLRNVSSERSEARRKLRECTGLVDSLMYVVQSQINRKDVDNKLVENCVCLLRNLSYHVHREVPGSERYAETTPLNQGPATANKGGCFGSRKGKDEWFSKGKKDGDDGSGDQVDIPKRTTPAKGYELLFQPEVVRVYTSLLRESKNPSVLEAAAGAIQNLCAGRWAYGRYIRATVRLEKGLPMMAELLAHGNDRVVRAMSGALRNLSIDNRNCQLLGLHAVPHLVANLPGGQNQSGRNLSEETVVSVLSTLTEVLGNSVEAAKTLRASQGIERLVLINKDGKRSEREVRGAGQVLQLVWAHKELRKPLEKDGWKKTDFMVNLGTTNGPSTRANGTYEDSTTPLLDRGEKRDMIPLNDLGPDAYSTLDQRERRHTLDETTDTLPRGVYGGRKGSLPLLDSYDG; this is translated from the exons ATGGTGGACCCTGCACACGGCGCTCTGGATGAGAGCTACACACCAGAGGACGACTCCCAGGAAGTGCACTCAGTCTTTTCTGACGACGGAACAACCCGACGGCCAGACAATGGC ATGAAGAAACCAATCTCACGCACAGTCCTGCCCTCTGACTCGATGTCCATCGACGGGGGCTTGTCGGTGTCTGGTATGGGCGGCTACAGCGCCACACTGGACCGTCCTTACAGACATGCTGGACCAGCAGATTACCCCACGGCCACAGTTCCCAGAAACTACCACTATGCCCCTGTTGGCGGTTACGATGACTACCGGGGAGGCCCACCATCAGAGGCGTACACTAGCCTGAGCAGGGGCTCGCACATGGACGACCGCTACAG GCCAGTTGACGGCTACAGGACCCTGGACTCTGGCTACCGGGCGCCAAGCCGCCAGCAGCTTGACCCGTATGCAGCACAGCCCCAGGTGAGCCGCGGAATGAGGGCCTTGGGCTCAGCGTTGGAGGTGCGGTACGGCCACGGCCACTACGGCCTGGAGGATGACCAGCGCAGTGTAGGATATGATGACTATGGCATGGGGCCTCCACCCATGCACCCTGGAGGCTACGGTACCATGCCACGCCTTGGGCCAGGCCCCGGGGGTATGGACAGACGAAGACTCAG GAGCTGTGAGGATACTTTGGATGGCGACATGGGAGGAGTTGATCCTTATACCTGGGGCGTTCCCATGCCGATGGAGAGGGGGAGCATGGCATCACTGGACAGCACACTGAGGAAGGCTCCTCCTGGTTCATGGAGACAGCCAGAGCTGCCGGAGGTCATCGCCATGTTGAACTACCGTCTGGACCCTGTCAAGACAAATGCTGCCGCATTCCTCCAGCATCTCACATTCAAAAATGATAAG GTTAAGTCGGAGGTGCGTCGCCTGAAGGGCATACCATCCTTGGTGTCACTGCTGGACCACCCTAGCAAGGATGTGCACCACTCGGCCTGTGGAGCACTGAAGAACATTTCATATGGGCGAGACCAAGAAAACAAGATTGCCATCAAGAACTGCGATGGAGTGCCCGCTCTGGTCAGGTTACTAAGAAAAACCCACGACCAGGACCTCACTGACACTATCACAG GCACCTTGTGGAACCTCTCATCCCATGACTCAGTAAAGATGGAGATTGTGGACCACGCGCTGCACGCCCTAGCTGACGAGGTGGTCGTTCCTCACTCCGGCTGGGAGCGAGGGAGcaatggaggagaggagagctgCAAACCACGCCATCTGGAGTGGGAGACCGCCTTGACCAACACTGCTGGCTGCCTTAG GAATGTGAGTTCAGAACGCAGCGAGGCCAGGCGAAAGCTGAGAGAATGCACAGGATTGGTGGATTCACTCATGTACGTTGTGCAATCACAGATCAACCGCAAAGATGTGGATAACAAG TTGGTGGAGAACTGTGTCTGCCTCCTGAGGAATCTGTCCTATCACGTTCACCGTGAAGTCCCCGGCAGTGAGCGCTACGCAGAGACCACACCCCTCAACCAGGGGCCGGCCACCGCTAACAAAGGAGGCTGCTTTGGCTCTCGAAAGGGCAAAG ATGAGTGGTTTTCAAAAG GAAAGAAGGATGGAGATGATGGGAGTGGAGATCAAGTCGACATTCCAAAGAGGACAACACCTGCCAAAG GTTATGAGCTGCTGTTCCAACCAGAGGTGGTTCGTGTTTACACATCGCTGCTCAGAGAGAGCAAGAATCCCTCGGTGCTTGAGGCCGCTGCCGGTGCCATCCAGAACCTGTGTGCCGGCCGATGGGCT TATGGTCGGTATATCAGGGCCACTGTACGTCTGGAGAAGGGTCTTCCCATGATGGCAGAGCTACTGGCTCATGGCAATGACCGTGTGGTTCGGGCAATGTCCGGAGCCTTGAGGAACCTCTCCATCGACAACCGTAACTGCCAACTGCTCG GTTTGCATGCAGTGCCTCACCTTGTGGCCAACCTGCCTGGAGGCCAGAATCAGTCTGGGCGCAATCTATCAGAGGAGACTGTGGTGTCTGTATTGAGCACGCTCACTGAGGTGCTAGGCAACAGTGTGGAAGCAGCAAAGACCCTCCGAGCCTCGCAGGGCATTGAGAGGCTGGTGCTTATCAACAAGGACGG CAAGCGCTCAGAGCGTGAGGTGCGGGGGGCCGGCCAGGTGCTGCAGCTTGTCTGGGCCCACAAAGAGCTGCGCAAGCCTCTTGAGAAAGACGGCTGGAAGAAGACGGACTTCATGGTCAATCTCGGCACCACCAACGGCCCGAGCACACGAGCCAACGGCACCTATGAAGACAGCACCACGCCACTGCTAGACAGAG GGGAAAAGAGGGACATGATTCCACTAAATGACCTCGGCCCTG ATGCCTACTCTACACTGGaccagagggagaggagacacaCTCTGGATGAAACCACAGACACTTTACCG CGAGGGGTGTATGGGGGCAGAAAGGGCTCCTTGCCCCTGTTGGACTCCTACGATGGTTAG